From the genome of Phytohabitans rumicis, one region includes:
- the bcp gene encoding thioredoxin-dependent thiol peroxidase, translating into MTETPRLAPGDTAPEFALPTDTGETLTLKELHGRKVVLYAYPAAMTPGCTKQACDFRDSLASLQAAGYEVVGISPDKPAKLAQFRERDALTFPLVSDQDKAVLTAYGAYGEKQLYGKTVTGVIRSTFVIDEDGRIERALYNVKATGHVAKLRKDLGLD; encoded by the coding sequence ATGACCGAGACACCTCGCCTCGCTCCCGGAGACACGGCGCCCGAGTTCGCCCTCCCGACCGACACCGGAGAGACGCTCACGCTGAAGGAGCTGCACGGACGCAAGGTGGTCCTGTACGCGTACCCGGCCGCGATGACGCCCGGCTGCACCAAGCAGGCGTGCGACTTCCGCGACTCGCTGGCGTCCCTGCAGGCGGCCGGGTACGAGGTGGTCGGCATCTCCCCGGACAAGCCGGCCAAGCTGGCCCAGTTCCGCGAGCGCGACGCGCTGACGTTCCCGCTGGTGTCCGACCAGGACAAGGCGGTCCTGACCGCGTACGGCGCGTACGGGGAGAAGCAGCTCTACGGCAAGACCGTGACCGGCGTGATCCGCTCGACGTTCGTGATCGACGAGGACGGCCGGATCGAGCGCGCGCTGTACAACGTGAAGGCCACCGGCCACGTCGCCAAGCTCCGCAAGGACCTTGGACTCGACTGA
- a CDS encoding DsbA family protein — protein sequence MSSRVGQKQAARVVRDQIAREKRRSRTLWTSVIAVAALVIAGLVGWGVLANQDSGSYTAPPGAVENGTGIAMGDGPVKIDVYEDFICPACGQFETQSGATLDQLVADGKATVVYHPLAFLDRMSSTNYSTRASAASGAAAEGGKFREFAKALFAKQPAEGSAGLTDNELIEIGRSVGLGDAFAQAVRDGKYKAWTAHVTDEASGDGVTGTPTVRVAGKDVQPTSQAILAAVG from the coding sequence ATGAGTTCCAGGGTTGGACAGAAGCAGGCCGCCCGGGTGGTGCGCGACCAGATCGCGCGCGAAAAGCGGCGTTCGAGGACACTGTGGACGTCGGTCATCGCGGTGGCCGCGCTGGTGATCGCCGGGCTGGTGGGCTGGGGCGTCCTGGCCAACCAGGACTCGGGCAGCTACACCGCGCCGCCCGGCGCCGTGGAGAACGGCACCGGCATCGCGATGGGCGACGGGCCCGTCAAGATCGACGTGTACGAGGACTTCATCTGCCCGGCGTGCGGCCAGTTCGAGACGCAGTCCGGCGCGACGCTGGACCAGCTCGTCGCGGACGGGAAGGCGACCGTGGTCTACCACCCGCTCGCGTTCCTGGACCGGATGTCCTCGACGAACTACTCCACCCGGGCGTCGGCCGCTTCGGGCGCGGCGGCCGAAGGCGGTAAGTTCCGGGAGTTCGCCAAGGCGCTCTTCGCGAAGCAGCCCGCGGAGGGCAGCGCCGGGCTGACCGACAATGAGCTCATCGAGATCGGCAGGTCGGTCGGGCTCGGCGACGCCTTCGCCCAGGCCGTACGGGACGGGAAGTACAAAGCGTGGACGGCACACGTGACCGACGAGGCGAGCGGCGACGGCGTCACCGGCACGCCCACCGTGCGGGTGGCCGGCAAGGACGTACAGCCGACCAGCCAGGCCATCCTCGCGGCCGTCGGCTAA
- a CDS encoding MauE/DoxX family redox-associated membrane protein — protein MDVTVASTPDSRVFVAKWRPWLGTLVRLGLAAVWLVAGGAKVGDLAASGRAVNAYDVMPYDLAKVIGAALPLVEIALGVLLLVGLATRLAAGISAALLVVFISGIAQAWSRGLQIDCGCFGSGGQLGAGQSPTYGPEILRDLGFLALAGFLLIWPLTRLSIDQWLEKR, from the coding sequence ATGGATGTGACCGTCGCGAGCACGCCCGATTCGCGCGTATTTGTTGCTAAATGGCGACCTTGGTTGGGCACGCTGGTGCGGCTCGGCCTGGCCGCGGTCTGGCTCGTCGCCGGAGGCGCCAAGGTGGGCGACCTCGCCGCGTCGGGTCGGGCCGTCAACGCGTACGACGTCATGCCGTACGACCTGGCGAAGGTGATCGGCGCCGCGCTGCCGCTCGTGGAGATCGCGCTCGGCGTACTCCTGCTGGTGGGATTGGCCACGCGACTGGCCGCCGGCATCTCCGCGGCCCTGCTGGTGGTGTTCATCAGCGGCATCGCGCAGGCATGGTCGCGTGGGCTGCAGATCGACTGCGGCTGCTTCGGCAGCGGCGGCCAGCTCGGCGCCGGCCAGAGCCCCACGTACGGCCCGGAAATCCTGCGCGACCTCGGGTTCCTGGCGCTTGCCGGGTTCCTCCTGATCTGGCCCCTCACCCGTTTGTCCATTGATCAATGGCTGGAGAAGAGATGA
- a CDS encoding sigma-70 family RNA polymerase sigma factor yields MIPAQRDARAADEWVLAARDGDPAAQAAFVRATQTEVWRFVAALVDAGTADDLTQETYLRAFRALPAFEGRSSARTWLLGIARRACADHLRTVVRRRRLDEKLAAEAHTGGPYPDPAQQLGAADLLRRLPDDRRGAFALTQVLGLSYVEAAEVEGVPVGTIRSRVARARAELVEALGEALAS; encoded by the coding sequence GTGATTCCCGCCCAGCGCGATGCCCGCGCCGCCGACGAGTGGGTGCTTGCTGCCCGCGACGGCGACCCGGCGGCTCAGGCGGCGTTCGTGCGCGCGACCCAGACCGAGGTGTGGCGCTTCGTCGCCGCGCTCGTCGACGCGGGCACCGCGGACGATCTCACCCAGGAGACCTACCTGCGGGCCTTCCGCGCCCTGCCGGCCTTCGAGGGCCGGTCCAGCGCCCGCACGTGGCTGCTCGGCATCGCCCGCCGAGCGTGCGCCGACCATCTGCGTACGGTGGTCCGGCGCCGCCGTCTCGACGAAAAGCTGGCCGCGGAGGCCCACACCGGCGGCCCGTACCCCGATCCGGCCCAGCAGCTCGGCGCGGCCGACCTGCTCCGCCGGCTGCCCGACGACCGGCGCGGCGCGTTCGCGCTGACCCAGGTGCTCGGCCTGTCGTACGTCGAGGCCGCCGAGGTCGAAGGCGTGCCGGTGGGCACGATCCGCTCCCGGGTCGCCCGGGCCCGCGCCGAACTCGTCGAGGCGCTCGGCGAAGCCCTCGCCAGCTAA
- a CDS encoding copper resistance CopC/CopD family protein, whose amino-acid sequence MAGMTRRILLALIAGVIAVLATPPAPASAHAVLASSNPIANAVLPSAPVEVVLTFTESVREVPDRIRVIGPNGERVDKSGATFAGAVVTIPVDQGGGNGTYLVSYRVISADSHPVSGGYTYSVGAPSAAPSLNESNDDNPVVDNAIKIVRYFGYAGLVLLIGPVLVLSLLWPARLSRSGPAAVIWTGMGLVGFATLAALWLQAPYTAGAGLFDGSGLRDVLSSTFGTALLIRLGLLVAIALLLRPLLRGQTGRGDQILLVVLGAGALLTWPVAGHPAASPVAAVSVVVDAVHLASMAVWLGGLLMLVVFLLRRANEKELGAILPIWSRWAALAVSALVLAGTVQALIEVGTPKALVSTSYGQLIIAKVGLFAAVIAVAAYSRNLVRKRIAGGQPRLLRRTVGVELGITAVVLALSAVLVQTTPARTAEANDDLTDAGYYSQMLTSSLFNLQVDVDPAQTGNNSIHLYAYDKANKPLPVVEWKGTAALPANDVAPIDIPLLPLTDNHATGEINFPLAGDWQLKFTVRISDIDQATVTATVPAK is encoded by the coding sequence ATGGCCGGCATGACCCGCCGAATCCTGCTCGCGTTGATCGCTGGCGTGATCGCCGTTCTCGCCACGCCGCCCGCCCCGGCCAGCGCGCACGCCGTGCTGGCGAGTAGCAACCCGATCGCCAACGCGGTGCTGCCGAGCGCGCCGGTCGAGGTCGTGTTGACCTTCACCGAGTCGGTCCGGGAGGTGCCCGACCGGATCCGGGTGATCGGCCCGAACGGCGAGCGGGTGGACAAGAGCGGCGCGACGTTCGCCGGTGCGGTGGTCACCATCCCCGTCGACCAGGGCGGCGGAAACGGGACGTACCTGGTCAGCTACCGGGTGATCTCGGCGGACAGCCACCCGGTCTCGGGCGGCTACACGTACTCGGTGGGCGCGCCGTCGGCGGCGCCCAGCCTGAATGAGAGCAACGACGACAACCCCGTCGTCGACAACGCCATCAAGATCGTGCGCTATTTCGGGTACGCCGGCCTCGTACTCCTGATCGGCCCAGTGCTGGTGCTGAGCCTGCTGTGGCCGGCGCGGCTGTCCCGGAGCGGCCCGGCCGCGGTGATCTGGACGGGGATGGGCCTGGTCGGGTTCGCGACGCTGGCCGCCCTGTGGCTCCAGGCGCCGTACACGGCGGGCGCCGGCCTGTTCGACGGCAGCGGGCTCCGCGATGTGTTGTCGAGCACCTTCGGCACCGCGCTGCTGATCCGGCTCGGCCTGCTCGTCGCGATCGCCCTGCTCCTGCGCCCCCTCCTGCGCGGGCAGACCGGCCGTGGCGACCAGATCCTGCTCGTGGTGCTGGGCGCCGGCGCGCTCCTGACCTGGCCGGTCGCCGGTCACCCGGCTGCCTCGCCGGTCGCGGCCGTCTCGGTCGTGGTCGACGCCGTGCACCTGGCCAGCATGGCGGTCTGGCTCGGCGGCCTGCTGATGCTCGTGGTCTTCCTGTTGCGCCGGGCCAACGAAAAGGAACTGGGCGCGATCCTGCCGATCTGGTCGCGGTGGGCGGCCCTGGCGGTGAGCGCGCTCGTGCTCGCCGGCACCGTGCAGGCGCTGATCGAGGTCGGCACCCCCAAGGCGCTGGTGTCCACCAGCTACGGCCAACTGATCATCGCCAAGGTGGGACTCTTCGCTGCCGTGATCGCCGTGGCGGCGTACTCGCGGAACCTGGTCCGGAAGCGGATAGCCGGCGGCCAGCCGCGGCTGCTGCGCCGCACGGTCGGGGTCGAACTGGGCATCACCGCGGTGGTGCTCGCGCTGTCCGCGGTGCTCGTGCAGACCACCCCGGCCCGCACCGCCGAGGCGAATGACGACCTGACCGACGCCGGCTACTACTCGCAGATGCTGACCAGCAGCCTCTTCAACCTGCAGGTGGACGTCGACCCGGCGCAGACCGGCAACAACTCGATCCACCTGTACGCCTACGACAAGGCCAACAAGCCGCTGCCGGTGGTCGAGTGGAAGGGCACCGCCGCGCTGCCGGCCAACGACGTGGCCCCGATCGACATCCCGCTGCTGCCGCTGACCGACAACCACGCCACCGGCGAGATCAACTTCCCGCTCGCCGGGGATTGGCAGCTCAAGTTCACCGTACGGATATCCGACATCGACCAGGCCACGGTGACCGCCACCGTGCCCGCCAAGTAG
- a CDS encoding YcnI family protein has product MKRVALVFGAVLAGVFAFAAPAAAHVTVTPEEAEQGGYGRIAFRVPNESDTTSTTKLEVVLPEGAPVASVSTMPLAGWTVKVERRTVSPPIDVHGSQVTEVVSKITWTAAAGGGVKPGEFLEFPVSMGPLPDTDQMVFKVLQTYSDGEISRWIEEPTGSAEEPENPAPVLKLTPASASPSPASVAYSSTIDSSDDGLALVLGVIGLVAGLGGLVLGGLAFLRTRKAT; this is encoded by the coding sequence ATGAAACGCGTCGCTCTCGTCTTCGGGGCCGTCCTGGCCGGCGTGTTCGCGTTCGCCGCGCCGGCGGCCGCGCACGTCACGGTCACCCCGGAGGAGGCCGAGCAGGGCGGGTACGGCCGCATCGCCTTCCGGGTGCCGAACGAGAGCGACACCACGTCCACCACCAAGCTCGAGGTCGTCCTGCCGGAAGGCGCGCCGGTCGCGTCGGTCTCCACCATGCCGCTGGCCGGCTGGACCGTGAAGGTCGAGCGGCGCACCGTCAGCCCGCCGATCGACGTGCACGGCAGCCAGGTCACCGAAGTCGTGTCGAAGATCACCTGGACCGCGGCGGCCGGCGGCGGGGTCAAGCCGGGCGAGTTCCTCGAGTTCCCGGTGTCGATGGGACCGCTGCCGGACACCGACCAGATGGTGTTCAAGGTGCTGCAGACGTACTCGGACGGCGAGATCTCGCGCTGGATCGAGGAGCCGACCGGATCCGCGGAAGAGCCGGAGAACCCGGCGCCTGTCCTCAAGCTGACACCGGCGTCCGCGTCGCCGTCCCCGGCATCCGTCGCTTACTCCTCCACTATCGATTCCTCCGACGACGGGTTGGCGCTGGTCCTCGGCGTGATCGGTCTTGTCGCCGGTCTCGGCGGGCTGGTGCTCGGCGGCCTCGCCTTCTTGCGTACCCGCAAGGCGACCTGA
- a CDS encoding type IV toxin-antitoxin system AbiEi family antitoxin domain-containing protein, which yields MNTWTYRELLADGMSPNQVRDAVRVGTLHRVASGLYLEGVQPPLVEHLRVLRSALPDEAVFGFHTAAHLYGFGVIPSGKVHVVTPAGTPPSDLKSVASHQAVLPFGDPVEVHGLPCLPPERCAVDLARAVKRLDTLAVFDAALRSRRCTADDLRAEAARHDGLRGIRQARAALPYADPRPECRQESQLRFVMIDGGLPAPEPQLWVYDERDEPTFRLDTGYREQQVGGEYDGRSHVTRERMRADRARHNWLAAHGWNMRYYTDQDLYHRPAYILSTMRSALGLSSI from the coding sequence ATGAACACGTGGACGTACCGGGAACTGCTGGCCGATGGCATGAGCCCCAACCAGGTCCGCGATGCCGTCCGGGTGGGCACCCTGCACCGAGTCGCGAGCGGGCTCTACCTCGAAGGCGTCCAGCCGCCGCTCGTCGAGCACTTGCGAGTACTCCGGTCGGCCCTGCCCGATGAGGCGGTCTTCGGCTTCCACACCGCCGCCCACCTATACGGATTCGGCGTCATCCCTAGCGGGAAGGTCCACGTCGTCACCCCGGCCGGCACACCGCCCAGCGATCTCAAGAGCGTGGCCTCCCATCAGGCGGTCCTGCCGTTCGGTGATCCGGTCGAGGTGCATGGGCTGCCGTGTCTCCCGCCCGAGCGTTGCGCTGTTGACCTGGCGCGGGCGGTAAAACGGCTGGACACGCTGGCGGTCTTTGACGCCGCGCTCCGGTCCCGCCGGTGTACGGCAGACGATCTGAGGGCCGAGGCGGCCCGCCACGATGGATTGCGGGGCATCCGCCAAGCCCGGGCCGCGCTGCCGTACGCCGATCCACGCCCTGAGTGCCGCCAGGAGAGCCAGCTCCGCTTCGTCATGATCGACGGGGGTCTCCCGGCACCCGAGCCCCAACTCTGGGTGTACGACGAACGGGACGAGCCGACCTTCCGACTGGACACCGGTTATCGGGAGCAGCAGGTTGGCGGGGAGTACGACGGTCGATCTCACGTGACCCGGGAGCGAATGCGCGCCGACCGCGCGCGCCACAACTGGCTAGCAGCGCACGGCTGGAACATGCGCTACTACACCGACCAAGACCTCTACCACCGCCCCGCTTACATCCTCTCCACCATGCGCTCAGCACTCGGCCTCTCGTCGATCTAG
- a CDS encoding glycosyltransferase family 87 protein — MPKTTVRIAGVTALAAAVAAFLNWYGNRHDFFDLRIYMSAMRWWADGNPLYDYAQPDRVQGELYFTYPPFTALLLRPFASIDVNATIAIFTVGTALAIAVTTWWLVSPVADRHGQPRWFVAGLAIPLIFAIEPTRETITFGQINMLLVVLILGDLLLLVPRNSRWAGVGIGLATALKLYPGIFIVYLLAARRWRAAITASAAAAGATLAAAAIAPHASWQFWTHELWSTDRVGRTDYTGNQSLLGLLGRLTAPDDPSRLLWIALVALVCGYGLWRAARAARAGDEVAGLALTGLVGALASPITWTHHVYWFVPAFVVLVDAGLRGEGPRRRLTLIALAIIGYAVLLRGVVSFDDWGIAAEPTDSVQEFVRRNAYVLLTLVLIATLPVRSGVLDYRRRGPKWTDLPSHAPVG; from the coding sequence GTGCCGAAGACAACCGTCCGGATCGCCGGGGTCACCGCGCTCGCCGCCGCAGTCGCGGCCTTCCTCAACTGGTACGGCAACCGGCACGACTTCTTCGACCTGCGCATCTACATGAGCGCGATGCGCTGGTGGGCCGACGGCAACCCGCTCTACGACTATGCCCAGCCGGACCGGGTGCAGGGCGAGCTCTACTTCACGTACCCGCCGTTCACCGCGCTGCTGCTCCGGCCGTTCGCCTCGATCGACGTCAACGCCACCATCGCGATCTTCACGGTCGGCACCGCGCTCGCGATCGCGGTCACCACGTGGTGGCTGGTCTCCCCCGTCGCCGACCGCCACGGCCAGCCGCGCTGGTTCGTCGCCGGCCTCGCCATCCCGCTCATCTTCGCCATCGAGCCGACCCGCGAGACAATCACGTTCGGCCAGATCAACATGCTGCTGGTCGTGCTGATCCTCGGCGACCTGCTCCTGCTCGTACCCCGAAACTCGCGCTGGGCCGGCGTCGGCATCGGGCTGGCGACGGCGCTCAAGCTGTATCCCGGCATCTTCATCGTCTACCTGCTCGCCGCGCGGCGCTGGCGGGCCGCGATCACCGCGAGCGCCGCGGCGGCCGGCGCCACGCTCGCCGCGGCCGCGATCGCGCCACACGCGTCGTGGCAGTTCTGGACCCACGAACTGTGGTCGACCGACCGGGTCGGCCGCACCGACTACACGGGCAACCAGTCGCTGCTCGGCCTGCTCGGCCGGCTCACCGCCCCGGACGACCCCAGCCGGTTGCTGTGGATCGCGCTGGTCGCGCTCGTCTGCGGGTACGGCCTGTGGCGCGCCGCCCGCGCCGCACGCGCCGGCGACGAGGTGGCCGGTCTGGCGCTGACCGGCCTGGTCGGCGCCCTGGCCAGCCCGATCACGTGGACCCACCACGTGTACTGGTTCGTCCCCGCGTTCGTGGTGCTGGTGGACGCGGGGCTCCGCGGCGAGGGCCCGCGCCGGCGGCTCACCCTGATCGCGCTCGCCATCATCGGGTACGCCGTGCTGCTACGCGGCGTGGTCTCCTTCGACGACTGGGGCATCGCGGCGGAACCGACCGACTCGGTGCAGGAGTTCGTCCGGCGCAACGCGTACGTGCTGCTGACGCTGGTGCTGATCGCCACGCTGCCGGTGCGGTCCGGGGTGCTCGATTATCGCAGACGTGGACCGAAATGGACAGATCTACCTAGTCACGCCCCAGTCGGCTAA
- the orn gene encoding oligoribonuclease codes for MAVADLLVWIDCEMTGLDLGKDALIEVAALVTDPDLRVLGEGVDVVIHADESALAGMPEVVREMHEKSGLTDEVRRSAVTVPEAEDLIMEYVTSWVPDPRSAPLCGNSIATDRGFVARDMPRLDAHLHYRMIDVSSIKELCRRWYPRVYFGQPAKGLAHRALADIRESVRELEYYRRTVFVPLPGPDVEAAKAIAATL; via the coding sequence GTGGCCGTGGCTGATCTTCTGGTCTGGATCGACTGTGAGATGACCGGGCTCGATCTCGGCAAGGACGCACTGATCGAGGTGGCTGCGCTGGTCACCGATCCGGATCTGCGCGTGCTCGGCGAGGGTGTCGACGTGGTGATTCACGCCGACGAGTCGGCGCTGGCCGGCATGCCCGAGGTGGTACGGGAGATGCATGAGAAGTCCGGGCTCACGGACGAGGTCCGCCGTTCGGCGGTCACTGTCCCGGAGGCCGAGGACTTGATCATGGAGTACGTCACGTCGTGGGTGCCGGACCCCCGCAGCGCCCCGCTGTGCGGCAACTCGATCGCGACGGACCGCGGCTTCGTGGCGCGTGACATGCCGCGGCTGGACGCCCACCTGCACTACCGGATGATCGATGTCTCGTCGATCAAGGAGTTGTGCCGGCGCTGGTATCCGCGGGTGTACTTCGGCCAGCCCGCCAAGGGGCTGGCCCACCGGGCGCTGGCCGACATCCGGGAGAGCGTCCGGGAGTTGGAGTACTACCGCCGGACGGTCTTCGTGCCGCTGCCCGGCCCGGACGTCGAGGCCGCGAAGGCGATCGCCGCCACGCTCTGA
- a CDS encoding L,D-transpeptidase, whose translation MHRRTPSSKPAWRALAAAALAAALALTTAACGDDPPTAWNDPKQQQQQKEDGAKSVATITGPTADAKDVPASTAISFTTENASGDPTVELKDASGEAVKGALQADGTWLPDGVLDYGATYTATVTATDADGKKATATSIFTTMAKPSKQVRVTSFLGDGQVVGVGMPLIVRFSRAIPEDYRDDVQRRLIVQTTPVQEGIWHWTSPTEVHYRPKQFWQTGTKIYYKMQTGGLPMGDGYFGRADVTVDVKIGPSLIMTVDNKTKKMTVTKDGKVIKTIPVSLGKKSTPSSSGTMVVIEKQRKTVFDTMDDPNPANRYRTDIEYAQRLTWSGQFIHAAPWSEGVQGRTNVSHGCVNVSMAMGRWLFDQTHIGDPITVKGTEDKLKNGNGWTDWNMSWDEYVKGSALPQN comes from the coding sequence ATGCACCGACGTACGCCGAGCTCGAAGCCGGCGTGGCGGGCGCTAGCCGCCGCGGCGCTGGCTGCGGCCCTCGCACTCACGACGGCCGCCTGCGGCGACGACCCGCCCACCGCGTGGAACGATCCGAAGCAGCAACAGCAGCAAAAGGAAGACGGCGCCAAGAGCGTGGCGACGATCACCGGGCCGACCGCGGACGCCAAGGACGTGCCCGCCTCGACGGCGATCTCATTCACGACCGAAAACGCGAGCGGTGACCCCACCGTCGAGCTCAAGGACGCGTCCGGCGAGGCCGTCAAGGGCGCCCTGCAGGCGGATGGCACCTGGCTTCCCGACGGCGTGCTGGACTACGGCGCGACGTACACGGCGACCGTGACCGCGACCGACGCGGACGGCAAGAAGGCGACGGCGACCAGCATCTTCACCACGATGGCCAAGCCCAGCAAGCAGGTGCGCGTGACCAGCTTCCTCGGCGACGGCCAGGTGGTGGGCGTGGGCATGCCGCTTATCGTGCGGTTCAGCCGCGCGATCCCCGAGGACTACCGCGACGACGTGCAACGCCGGCTGATCGTGCAGACCACGCCCGTGCAGGAGGGGATCTGGCACTGGACCAGCCCCACCGAGGTGCACTACCGGCCCAAGCAGTTCTGGCAGACCGGGACCAAGATCTACTACAAGATGCAGACCGGCGGCCTGCCCATGGGCGACGGCTACTTCGGCCGCGCCGACGTGACGGTCGACGTCAAGATCGGCCCGTCCCTGATCATGACGGTCGACAACAAGACCAAGAAGATGACCGTCACCAAGGACGGCAAGGTCATCAAGACCATCCCGGTGAGCCTGGGCAAGAAGAGCACGCCCTCGTCCAGCGGCACGATGGTGGTGATCGAAAAGCAGCGCAAGACGGTCTTCGACACCATGGACGACCCCAACCCGGCCAACCGCTACCGCACCGACATCGAGTACGCGCAGCGGCTGACCTGGAGCGGGCAGTTCATCCACGCCGCGCCCTGGTCCGAGGGCGTGCAGGGCCGGACCAACGTGTCACACGGCTGCGTGAACGTGTCGATGGCCATGGGCCGCTGGCTCTTCGACCAGACCCACATCGGCGACCCGATCACCGTCAAGGGCACGGAAGACAAGCTCAAGAACGGCAACGGCTGGACCGACTGGAACATGAGCTGGGACGAGTACGTCAAGGGGAGCGCACTCCCCCAGAACTGA
- a CDS encoding L,D-transpeptidase produces MSRGTRGLIQAAVLAVLAPLALAGCGGGADEKPQFVSGTTAAPSASASASQAPAEAFALSITPAANGKNLPVSTEIGVKLTGGEVSSVTVTETGGAKVAGTMRADGSAWVPSSPLKWGKTYTAAVTATGAGGAATQTTTFTTMAKPGKETGTGLYMFDGKTYGVAMPVVVEFHPGIAKKDRANVQKRMFVSTDPPQPGAWHWVSNGSQAYYRAPEYWKSGTKITVRIAVGGHPTGNGRYGDVDRKATAKIGERFEMKVDNKTKKMTVLKNGNVIKTMPVSLGKKSTPSVSGTMVVMEKKEQTVFDTTDDPTASDSYRVDIEFAQRLTWSGQYIHSAPWSVGDQGRRNVSHGCVNVGPGNAQWLFNQTKVGDPVTVTGTEDKLSPGDGWTAWNMSWKEFIKGSALPVTE; encoded by the coding sequence ATGAGCAGGGGCACACGGGGGTTGATACAGGCTGCCGTCCTGGCGGTGCTCGCGCCGCTAGCGCTCGCGGGGTGCGGTGGCGGTGCCGACGAGAAGCCCCAGTTCGTCAGCGGCACGACCGCGGCACCGTCCGCCAGCGCCTCGGCCAGCCAGGCACCGGCGGAGGCGTTCGCGCTGTCGATCACGCCGGCGGCCAACGGCAAGAACCTGCCGGTCAGCACCGAGATCGGCGTCAAGCTCACCGGCGGCGAGGTCAGCTCGGTCACGGTGACCGAGACCGGTGGCGCCAAGGTCGCCGGGACGATGCGCGCGGACGGCTCCGCGTGGGTGCCGAGCAGCCCGCTCAAGTGGGGCAAGACGTACACCGCCGCGGTGACGGCGACGGGCGCGGGTGGCGCGGCGACGCAGACCACGACGTTCACCACGATGGCGAAACCGGGCAAGGAGACAGGCACCGGGCTCTACATGTTCGACGGCAAGACGTACGGCGTGGCCATGCCGGTGGTCGTCGAGTTCCACCCGGGGATCGCGAAGAAGGACCGGGCGAACGTGCAGAAGCGCATGTTCGTCAGCACCGACCCGCCGCAGCCGGGCGCCTGGCACTGGGTGTCCAACGGCTCGCAGGCGTACTACCGGGCGCCGGAGTACTGGAAATCCGGGACGAAGATCACGGTCCGGATCGCCGTGGGCGGGCATCCGACGGGCAACGGCCGGTACGGGGACGTCGACCGGAAGGCCACCGCCAAGATCGGCGAGCGGTTCGAGATGAAGGTCGACAACAAGACCAAGAAGATGACGGTCTTGAAGAACGGCAACGTGATCAAGACCATGCCGGTGAGCCTGGGTAAGAAGAGCACCCCCTCGGTCAGCGGCACGATGGTGGTGATGGAGAAGAAGGAGCAGACCGTCTTCGACACCACGGACGACCCGACCGCGTCCGACAGCTACCGCGTCGACATCGAGTTCGCCCAGCGGCTGACCTGGAGCGGGCAGTACATCCACTCCGCACCGTGGTCGGTCGGGGACCAGGGTCGGCGAAATGTGTCACACGGCTGCGTTAACGTCGGTCCTGGCAACGCTCAGTGGCTGTTCAACCAGACCAAGGTCGGCGACCCGGTCACCGTGACGGGCACCGAGGACAAGCTGTCGCCGGGCGACGGCTGGACCGCGTGGAACATGAGCTGGAAAGAGTTCATCAAGGGCAGCGCCCTACCCGTAACCGAGTAA